Proteins found in one uncultured Desulfuromonas sp. genomic segment:
- the cmoB gene encoding tRNA 5-methoxyuridine(34)/uridine 5-oxyacetic acid(34) synthase CmoB, with amino-acid sequence MFEELDKLIGAMTPGEEPVWAQELTEFIEKKRQFLLRDRKSQAYLQLLENIPDNLQLEADLDRDWVSIGKAGELPADQDQQIQHALFGLRPWRKGPFKILGTEVDTEWVSYLKWNRLKEQIAPLQGRRILDVGSSSGYYLFRMLAADPQLVIGLEPYQTFYFQYCLLQKLLNHPRCYTLPGKFEELPEMTGSFDTLFHMGVLYHVRSPLDTLTRIRRTLRRGGELVLETLVIPGEEQVALTPSDRYAKMNNVFFLPTVNGLANWLARAGFTKIRCIDVTRTTSEEQRKTPWIQTESLADFLDPQDALKTIEGYPAPRRALMLAEVK; translated from the coding sequence ATGTTTGAAGAATTAGATAAACTTATCGGTGCCATGACGCCTGGTGAAGAGCCGGTTTGGGCGCAGGAACTGACGGAATTTATTGAGAAGAAACGACAATTTCTTCTACGAGACAGAAAAAGCCAGGCGTATCTGCAGCTGCTCGAAAATATCCCTGACAACCTGCAGCTTGAAGCTGATCTGGACCGGGATTGGGTGTCTATCGGCAAGGCCGGTGAGCTCCCTGCAGATCAGGATCAACAGATTCAACATGCTTTGTTCGGTTTGCGACCTTGGCGCAAGGGGCCTTTTAAGATCCTTGGTACGGAAGTGGATACAGAATGGGTCTCCTACCTGAAGTGGAATCGCCTCAAAGAACAGATTGCGCCCTTGCAGGGCCGGCGGATTCTCGACGTCGGCAGTAGCAGTGGCTATTATCTTTTCCGGATGCTTGCGGCAGATCCGCAATTGGTGATTGGTCTGGAACCGTATCAAACCTTTTATTTCCAGTATTGCCTGCTGCAGAAGCTACTAAACCATCCCCGCTGTTACACGCTGCCGGGAAAATTTGAAGAATTGCCGGAAATGACCGGGAGTTTCGACACCCTGTTCCACATGGGGGTGCTTTATCATGTGCGTTCCCCTCTCGATACCCTGACCCGAATTCGGCGTACCTTACGACGTGGTGGCGAGCTGGTTCTGGAAACACTGGTGATTCCCGGTGAAGAGCAGGTGGCATTGACGCCGAGCGATCGATACGCCAAAATGAACAATGTCTTCTTTCTGCCGACGGTCAATGGCTTGGCCAATTGGCTGGCACGTGCCGGATTTACCAAGATTCGCTGTATTGACGTGACCCGAACAACCTCTGAAGAACAACGTAAGACGCCATGGATTCAGACGGAATCTCTGGCGGACTTTCTTGATCCTCAGGATGCGTTGAAGACCATTGAGGGCTATCCGGCTCCTCGACGAGCACTGATGTTGGCTGAAGTCAAATAA
- the cmoA gene encoding carboxy-S-adenosyl-L-methionine synthase CmoA, with product MTYDKLYSHPQPVDPFEFNERVVAVFDDMITRSVPLYRESLLRQAQLACRFYQPGSRIYDLGCSHGNFGLELLNQMDGQPFHLEAIDSSAPMLEQYRQRLQDGCGTECIHLVEGSIEDYPLEKASVIVINLTLQFLSPEVRTTLLSKVYDALLPGGILLLSEKVFHADADLDALQQDFYYRFKKENGYSQLEISQKREALENVLIPETCEQHVARLCAVGFEKIDIWLKWFNFMSLLCLKN from the coding sequence ATGACTTACGATAAACTTTATTCACATCCGCAACCCGTAGATCCTTTCGAATTCAATGAACGTGTTGTCGCCGTCTTCGACGACATGATCACCCGCAGCGTTCCGCTGTACCGTGAATCACTGTTGCGTCAGGCGCAACTGGCATGTCGTTTTTATCAGCCGGGTTCGCGTATATACGACCTGGGTTGCTCCCATGGGAATTTTGGCCTGGAACTGCTCAATCAGATGGACGGCCAGCCTTTTCACCTTGAAGCGATCGACAGTTCCGCTCCCATGCTGGAACAGTATCGCCAGCGACTGCAAGACGGTTGCGGAACTGAGTGCATTCATCTGGTTGAAGGCAGCATTGAGGATTATCCGCTGGAAAAAGCCTCTGTGATTGTTATCAATCTGACGTTGCAATTTCTGTCGCCCGAGGTTCGGACAACACTGCTAAGCAAGGTTTATGATGCCCTGCTGCCTGGAGGCATTCTGTTGTTGTCGGAGAAAGTTTTTCATGCCGATGCCGACTTGGATGCGTTGCAGCAGGATTTTTATTATCGATTCAAAAAAGAAAACGGCTACTCGCAATTAGAGATCAGTCAAAAGCGAGAAGCGCTGGAAAATGTCCTGATTCCGGAAACCTGTGAGCAGCATGTCGCCCGTCTGTGCGCGGTGGGTTTTGAAAAAATTGATATCTGGTTGAAGTGGTTCAATTTCATGTCGTTATTATGTTTGAAGAATTAG
- the dksA gene encoding RNA polymerase-binding protein DksA, protein MDTEQAEAYRAILQQQLEDLLREAGKTVSGMTDEHENFPDPTDRASMESDRNFELRIRDRERRLIAKIRAALERIDEGTFGICESCEEEIGAARLRARPVTTLCIDCKTEQERQERIG, encoded by the coding sequence ATGGATACAGAACAGGCAGAGGCTTATCGCGCTATCCTGCAGCAGCAACTCGAAGATCTGTTGCGCGAGGCCGGGAAGACCGTATCAGGCATGACCGATGAGCATGAAAACTTTCCTGATCCGACGGACCGAGCTTCCATGGAATCAGATCGCAATTTTGAGCTGCGCATTCGCGATCGTGAGCGGCGTCTGATCGCAAAAATTCGTGCAGCTCTTGAGCGCATTGATGAAGGCACCTTCGGAATTTGCGAAAGCTGTGAAGAGGAGATCGGTGCGGCGCGTTTGAGAGCCCGTCCCGTGACCACTCTGTGCATTGACTGCAAAACCGAGCAGGAGCGACAAGAGCGTATCGGCTAA
- a CDS encoding Rrf2 family transcriptional regulator, whose protein sequence is MVITRATEYAIRAILYMSKFPPGEIVLKKDICQTQDVTPAFLTKIFQPMVKAGIVGSQRGVGGGFYLRHKPEDITVYDVFKAQEDPLHINKCLGDENCCERDNYCPVHGAWKEVRESMIQQLSEYNFARLAEEEEANIKKFMALDKHEEAS, encoded by the coding sequence ATGGTCATTACACGAGCAACAGAATACGCGATCCGTGCCATTCTCTATATGTCGAAGTTTCCGCCAGGAGAGATTGTGCTCAAAAAAGATATCTGCCAGACGCAGGATGTCACCCCAGCGTTTCTTACGAAAATTTTTCAGCCCATGGTAAAAGCAGGAATTGTTGGATCGCAGCGTGGTGTCGGCGGTGGTTTTTATCTGCGCCATAAACCGGAAGACATCACGGTCTATGATGTTTTTAAGGCTCAGGAAGATCCCCTGCATATCAACAAATGTCTGGGAGATGAAAACTGTTGTGAGCGTGACAATTATTGCCCGGTTCATGGTGCCTGGAAAGAGGTGCGCGAAAGTATGATTCAGCAACTCTCAGAGTATAACTTTGCTCGACTCGCTGAAGAAGAAGAGGCAAATATCAAAAAGTTTATGGCGCTGGACAAACACGAAGAAGCGTCCTAG
- the gluQRS gene encoding tRNA glutamyl-Q(34) synthetase GluQRS: MINTCSPAVVGRFAPSPTGPLHFGSIIAAVASYLSAKQSPHGRWLVRMDDLDQPRTVPGASDTILSHLQRLGLHHDGPVIYQSQRHERYQEILTWLTEQGWTYPCGCSRKEILASAPHQGEEGPIYPGTCLHSQPPSDRPTSCRVQTCNELIRFTDLLQGEFTQNLRQDVGDFVLQRNDGIFAYQLATVIDDHDSGVNLVVRGRDLLTSTPRQIYLLQRLGWTVPRYAHIPLAMAQDGHKISKRHQQHSPCDIYPPQQLLSIVLSFLGLSPPQALVSASVEALVAWGIDHFAFCRIPTSNRSLEEFFQLSSR, from the coding sequence ATGATAAACACCTGTTCGCCAGCCGTTGTCGGTCGCTTCGCTCCCAGCCCAACCGGACCATTGCACTTTGGTTCCATCATTGCGGCTGTGGCCAGCTATCTGTCCGCGAAACAGTCGCCACATGGTCGCTGGCTTGTTCGCATGGACGATCTGGATCAACCGCGAACCGTTCCAGGGGCCAGCGACACGATTCTCAGCCACCTCCAGCGCCTTGGCTTACATCATGACGGCCCAGTCATCTATCAAAGCCAGCGCCACGAGCGTTACCAGGAAATCCTTACCTGGTTGACGGAACAGGGCTGGACCTATCCCTGCGGCTGTTCACGCAAAGAGATCCTTGCCAGTGCACCACATCAGGGCGAAGAGGGGCCAATTTATCCCGGCACCTGCTTACATTCGCAGCCACCTTCCGATCGGCCGACCTCCTGCCGTGTTCAGACCTGTAATGAACTAATCCGCTTCACGGACTTGCTTCAGGGAGAATTTACTCAAAACCTGCGTCAGGATGTGGGCGATTTTGTTCTGCAGCGCAACGATGGTATTTTTGCCTACCAGTTGGCGACCGTGATCGACGATCACGACAGCGGTGTTAATCTGGTGGTTCGCGGCCGGGACTTACTGACATCAACCCCGCGGCAAATATACCTGTTGCAACGCCTAGGCTGGACCGTTCCTCGTTATGCCCATATCCCGCTGGCCATGGCGCAAGATGGACACAAAATCAGCAAACGCCACCAGCAACACTCGCCTTGTGACATCTACCCACCCCAGCAGCTTTTGTCTATTGTTCTGAGCTTCCTCGGCCTCAGTCCTCCTCAAGCACTGGTCAGCGCTTCGGTTGAAGCTCTCGTCGCGTGGGGGATTGACCACTTCGCTTTTTGCCGAATTCCCACCAGCAATCGCTCGCTGGAGGAATTTTTTCAGCTCTCGTCCCGGTAA
- a CDS encoding succinate dehydrogenase/fumarate reductase iron-sulfur subunit: MDLTLYVWRQNGPEDKGKLEQYEAKNVSPDSSFLEMLDEVNEELITSGIDPIEFDNDCREGICGTCGCVVNGIPHGPQEKTTACQLHMRQFSDGDSLTLEPWRAKAFPVIKDLAVDRDALDRIIQSGGYTSAYTGEVGEANQTLISKPDADYAMDAAECIGCGACVAACPNGSAMLFTSAKIAQMAVLPQGEIEAAERVNNMTQAMLDAGFGNCTNHYECEAACPKGVSVKFIAKTNREYVKALGK; the protein is encoded by the coding sequence ATGGATCTGACACTTTACGTATGGCGCCAAAATGGCCCGGAGGATAAGGGCAAGCTGGAGCAGTACGAGGCTAAAAATGTCAGCCCCGACAGCTCCTTTCTGGAAATGCTTGATGAAGTCAATGAAGAGCTGATTACCAGCGGCATTGACCCCATTGAGTTTGATAACGACTGCCGCGAAGGTATCTGCGGTACCTGCGGGTGTGTCGTCAATGGTATTCCTCACGGTCCTCAAGAGAAGACCACAGCATGCCAACTGCACATGCGTCAATTCAGCGATGGCGACAGCCTGACTCTGGAGCCGTGGCGTGCCAAGGCATTTCCGGTAATCAAAGACCTCGCGGTTGACCGTGATGCTCTTGATCGCATTATCCAGTCCGGCGGTTACACGTCAGCTTATACCGGTGAAGTTGGTGAAGCGAATCAGACTTTGATCTCCAAGCCTGATGCTGACTACGCGATGGACGCAGCCGAGTGTATCGGTTGTGGTGCCTGTGTTGCGGCCTGCCCTAACGGTAGTGCCATGCTGTTCACCAGTGCCAAGATTGCTCAGATGGCTGTACTGCCTCAGGGTGAGATTGAAGCTGCTGAGCGTGTTAACAACATGACTCAAGCCATGCTGGACGCCGGTTTCGGTAACTGCACCAACCACTACGAGTGTGAAGCGGCCTGCCCGAAAGGGGTCAGCGTCAAATTCATCGCTAAAACCAATCGTGAGTATGTAAAAGCTCTCGGAAAATAA
- a CDS encoding fumarate reductase/succinate dehydrogenase flavoprotein subunit encodes MILDGKCPTGPIEKSWDKHRFDMKLVNPANKRKYKVLVVGTGLAGGAAAATLGELGYNVEAFCYQDSARRAHSIAAQGGINAAKNYHNDGDSVFRLFYDTIKGGDFRAREADVWRLAQVSNNIIDQCVAQGVPFAREYSGLLANRSFGGAQVSRTFYARGQTGQQLLLGAYQALSRQVKAGTVTLRPRTEMLDLVVVDGVAKGITVRNLVTGELESYWGDAVVLATGGYVNVFYLSTNAMGCSVTAAWKASKKGAFMANPCYTQIHPTCIPQSGDHQSKLTLMSESLRNDGRCWVPKRKEDCEKPAADIAEEDRDYYLERKYPSFGNLAPRDIASRAAKEQCDDERGVGPGKRGVYLDYQSAIDRVGEDTIRERYGNLFDMYEKITDENAYKQPMRIYPAPHYSMGGLWVDYNCMSNVPGLFVLGEANFSVHGANRLGASALMQGLADGYFVIPYTIGNYLATVKPGEVTTEHAEFAKSRDEVQARIDKLMNVNGKRSVSSFARALGKIMWEKVGMARSEESLKEALEEIPKLREEFWKNVKVTGEKGSRNGQLEDAGRVADFLEFAEIMTTDALHRKESCGGHFRTEYQTDDGEAMRDDENFCYVAAWEYKGEGKAPELHKEPLKFENVKLAIRSYK; translated from the coding sequence GTGATTCTTGATGGAAAATGTCCGACTGGACCAATTGAAAAATCTTGGGATAAGCATCGCTTTGACATGAAGCTGGTTAACCCGGCGAACAAGCGTAAGTACAAAGTTCTCGTTGTCGGTACCGGCCTGGCTGGTGGTGCTGCAGCGGCAACCTTGGGCGAACTCGGCTACAATGTCGAGGCTTTCTGCTACCAAGATAGTGCTCGTCGCGCTCACAGTATCGCGGCTCAAGGCGGCATCAACGCCGCTAAAAACTACCACAACGATGGTGACAGTGTTTTCCGCCTGTTTTATGACACCATCAAAGGTGGTGACTTCCGTGCTCGTGAGGCTGATGTCTGGCGTCTGGCACAAGTGTCCAACAATATTATCGACCAGTGTGTTGCCCAGGGTGTTCCTTTCGCTCGTGAGTACAGTGGTCTGCTGGCCAACCGTTCTTTCGGTGGTGCCCAGGTTTCCCGGACATTCTACGCCCGTGGCCAAACCGGACAGCAGTTGTTGCTTGGTGCTTACCAGGCCCTGTCCCGTCAGGTAAAAGCCGGTACCGTTACTCTGCGTCCCCGTACGGAGATGCTGGATCTGGTTGTTGTTGACGGCGTCGCCAAAGGGATCACCGTTCGTAATCTGGTGACCGGCGAGCTCGAGTCCTACTGGGGTGATGCTGTTGTTCTGGCCACCGGTGGTTATGTCAACGTCTTCTACCTGTCGACAAACGCCATGGGTTGTAGTGTTACCGCAGCCTGGAAAGCGAGTAAAAAAGGCGCTTTCATGGCCAATCCCTGCTACACCCAGATTCACCCGACCTGCATCCCGCAAAGTGGAGACCATCAGTCTAAACTGACTCTGATGTCCGAATCTCTGCGTAACGACGGTCGTTGCTGGGTTCCCAAACGTAAAGAGGATTGCGAGAAGCCTGCGGCAGATATTGCTGAAGAGGATCGTGACTACTACCTCGAGCGTAAGTACCCCTCATTCGGTAACCTGGCTCCCCGTGATATCGCATCTCGTGCGGCAAAAGAGCAGTGTGATGACGAGCGTGGCGTCGGCCCCGGTAAGCGTGGTGTTTACCTTGATTACCAGAGCGCCATTGATCGCGTTGGTGAAGACACCATCCGCGAGCGTTACGGCAACCTGTTCGACATGTACGAAAAAATTACCGACGAGAACGCCTATAAGCAGCCGATGCGTATTTACCCGGCACCGCACTACTCCATGGGCGGTCTGTGGGTTGATTACAACTGCATGAGTAACGTTCCCGGTCTGTTTGTTCTCGGTGAAGCCAACTTCTCCGTTCACGGTGCCAACCGTCTCGGTGCTTCGGCACTGATGCAGGGTCTGGCTGACGGCTACTTCGTCATCCCTTACACCATTGGTAACTACCTGGCCACGGTTAAGCCGGGCGAAGTGACCACGGAGCATGCTGAGTTCGCCAAGTCCCGTGACGAAGTTCAGGCACGTATCGATAAACTGATGAACGTCAATGGTAAGCGTTCCGTCAGCTCCTTTGCCCGCGCACTGGGTAAGATCATGTGGGAGAAGGTCGGTATGGCACGTAGTGAGGAAAGCCTCAAAGAAGCTCTCGAGGAAATTCCCAAGTTGCGTGAAGAGTTCTGGAAGAATGTCAAAGTCACCGGTGAAAAAGGTAGCCGTAACGGCCAGCTGGAAGATGCCGGCCGCGTTGCCGATTTCCTCGAGTTTGCCGAGATCATGACAACTGACGCTCTGCATCGTAAAGAGTCCTGCGGTGGTCACTTCCGTACGGAATACCAAACTGACGACGGCGAAGCGATGCGTGATGACGAGAACTTCTGCTATGTCGCGGCCTGGGAGTATAAAGGTGAAGGCAAGGCACCTGAGCTGCACAAAGAGCCGCTGAAATTCGAAAACGTAAAACTTGCGATAAGGAGTTATAAATAA
- a CDS encoding succinate dehydrogenase cytochrome b subunit yields the protein MQMLQSSIGRKLVMAVTGLCLVGFVIVHLLGNSSIFVGADGINAYAEHLHALGPLVWIFRLVLLGLFGLHIFFGIQLTLENRAARPIDYNQKKNIRTSFGAETMIYTGLAILAFAVYHLFHFTMHLTNPEISVGVLPLDALGRNDVFTMMVLSFQKFFISLIYIAAMVTLLLHLSHGVQSLFQTLGLLGSNTLPTMEKIGRAAAIVVFVGFISIPVSILLGLIKV from the coding sequence ATGCAAATGCTTCAAAGCTCTATTGGAAGAAAGCTCGTGATGGCTGTGACCGGTTTGTGCCTGGTCGGCTTTGTCATCGTTCACCTGCTTGGTAACTCGTCCATTTTTGTTGGTGCGGACGGTATCAATGCGTATGCTGAGCACCTACATGCGTTGGGTCCCCTGGTTTGGATCTTCCGCCTTGTGCTGCTTGGCCTTTTCGGGCTGCATATCTTCTTCGGTATCCAGCTGACTCTGGAAAATCGTGCGGCCCGTCCCATCGATTACAACCAGAAGAAGAACATCCGTACTTCGTTTGGTGCTGAGACCATGATCTACACCGGTCTGGCGATTCTGGCTTTTGCCGTTTACCATCTGTTTCACTTCACCATGCATCTGACCAACCCTGAGATCTCCGTTGGTGTCCTGCCTCTGGATGCGCTGGGTCGTAACGATGTCTTCACCATGATGGTCCTGAGCTTCCAGAAATTCTTCATCAGCTTGATCTACATCGCTGCCATGGTGACTCTGCTGCTTCACCTGAGCCACGGTGTACAAAGCCTGTTCCAGACTCTGGGTCTGCTTGGCAGCAACACTCTGCCGACCATGGAAAAAATCGGTCGTGCAGCGGCTATCGTCGTGTTTGTTGGTTTTATCTCTATTCCGGTGTCCATACTTCTGGGCCTGATTAAAGTTTAG
- a CDS encoding sulfite exporter TauE/SafE family protein yields the protein MIDLVWWQLVALAAVGVVSGFLNILAGGGSLLTLPLLIFLGLPPTVANGTNRVAIVVQNIFALRSFHRSGVLSWRLALLCSVPAVIGAVIGAQLAVEMDDSLFKQVLAAVMVLVLLLTTFDPVRRFQGCFSNHPRLRSILLLVGFFLVGIYGGFVQAGVGFLILSVVLMVGLDLVQGNVLKVVVVLILNLPALAIFAWNGQVDWLLGSVLAVGNACGGAIAARLAVLKGHHWLRRVVTLVVLLCAVRLFLT from the coding sequence ATGATCGATTTGGTCTGGTGGCAACTTGTCGCATTGGCTGCGGTCGGTGTGGTCAGCGGCTTTCTCAATATTCTCGCCGGGGGCGGCTCGTTACTGACTTTGCCTCTGTTGATTTTTCTCGGACTTCCACCAACGGTTGCGAACGGCACCAATCGGGTGGCTATTGTCGTCCAAAATATTTTTGCTCTGAGAAGCTTTCATCGCAGTGGTGTGCTCTCTTGGCGGCTGGCCTTGCTGTGCTCGGTACCGGCGGTAATTGGTGCGGTGATCGGCGCTCAACTGGCTGTAGAGATGGATGATAGCCTGTTTAAGCAGGTCCTGGCTGCCGTTATGGTGCTGGTTTTGCTGCTGACCACCTTTGATCCGGTCCGTCGTTTTCAGGGCTGCTTTTCCAACCATCCGAGATTGCGTTCCATTCTGTTGCTGGTCGGTTTTTTTCTGGTCGGGATCTATGGGGGATTTGTTCAGGCCGGTGTCGGCTTTTTGATTCTCAGTGTCGTGTTGATGGTCGGGCTGGATCTGGTGCAAGGCAATGTGCTTAAAGTGGTTGTTGTCTTGATCCTTAATCTGCCGGCCCTGGCCATCTTTGCCTGGAACGGTCAAGTCGACTGGTTGCTCGGCAGTGTGCTGGCCGTGGGCAATGCCTGTGGCGGCGCCATAGCTGCGCGGCTGGCTGTTCTCAAGGGACATCACTGGTTACGCCGGGTTGTGACCCTTGTTGTCCTGCTGTGTGCCGTGCGACTTTTCCTGACATAA
- a CDS encoding tRNA threonylcarbamoyladenosine dehydratase, translated as MTTETDPQRFSRSELLLGELGLARLAQSHVAVFGIGGVGSYAVEALARSGIGALTLIDYDRVTVTNINRQLFALDSTVDRVKVEVAAERCRLINPSLRITALCERYAPQSGPDLLAESFDFVLDCIDTITAKLDLIMQCKQRQLAVISSMGAANKTDTGKIRQADLFETRHCRLARIMRKELRKRGVQSDVPVVYSTEEYLPDSTQPSAPRQKGVVVERPPMGSLSTVPPVFGLMMAGYVINHLAGVPS; from the coding sequence ATGACGACAGAGACAGACCCTCAGCGGTTCAGTCGCAGTGAGCTACTGCTGGGAGAGTTGGGCTTGGCCCGGCTGGCTCAGAGTCATGTGGCGGTGTTTGGCATAGGCGGAGTCGGGAGCTATGCTGTTGAGGCGTTAGCCCGCTCCGGCATCGGAGCTCTGACCCTGATTGATTATGATCGGGTGACTGTCACCAATATCAACCGGCAATTGTTTGCCCTGGATTCCACTGTGGATCGAGTCAAGGTCGAGGTGGCGGCAGAGCGCTGCCGGCTGATCAATCCCTCGTTGCGGATCACAGCGTTGTGTGAGCGTTACGCACCGCAGTCGGGTCCGGATCTTTTAGCCGAATCCTTTGATTTTGTTCTCGATTGTATCGACACCATCACCGCCAAGCTCGACCTGATCATGCAGTGCAAACAGAGACAGCTTGCGGTGATCTCCTCCATGGGCGCGGCCAATAAAACAGATACCGGCAAAATCCGACAGGCAGATCTGTTTGAAACCCGCCATTGTCGCCTGGCCCGTATTATGCGCAAAGAGCTGCGTAAGCGCGGAGTGCAGAGTGATGTGCCGGTGGTGTATTCAACCGAAGAGTACCTTCCGGACTCAACCCAGCCATCAGCCCCTCGCCAAAAAGGGGTTGTCGTGGAGCGCCCTCCCATGGGGTCTTTGTCAACGGTTCCACCTGTGTTTGGTTTGATGATGGCCGGTTATGTCATCAACCACCTTGCCGGTGTTCCCTCATGA
- a CDS encoding TatD family hydrolase, whose protein sequence is MFDTHLHVQRLEKKDRYVTPCLVAAISEADWPQLRRLHDYNPQQWLALGVHPQHAHQWQNTTEERLCQQLDKPGVVAVGEIGLDKRLAVPMEIQELVLRCQLRLAVACGKPVVLHAVRSFDRLIPMLKQERIDRVGGVLHGFYGSVEIARQLERLNLAVGVGRLILDPAAKKLVDVVQAVFRDFLLIETDAPWRQPCDDWRLVWNNILDQVAQLRGWDRHQAILITDENARRIFHVPQGEM, encoded by the coding sequence TTGTTTGATACCCATCTCCATGTCCAGCGACTCGAAAAAAAAGATCGCTATGTGACGCCCTGTCTGGTTGCGGCCATCAGCGAAGCGGATTGGCCGCAACTGCGACGTTTGCATGACTATAATCCGCAGCAGTGGTTGGCACTGGGTGTTCATCCGCAACACGCACATCAGTGGCAAAACACAACCGAAGAGCGGTTGTGCCAGCAGCTTGACAAGCCGGGTGTGGTGGCCGTCGGCGAGATTGGATTGGACAAACGGCTGGCCGTGCCTATGGAGATTCAGGAGCTGGTGCTGCGTTGTCAGTTGCGGCTGGCCGTGGCCTGTGGTAAACCCGTGGTGCTGCATGCGGTGCGCAGTTTTGATAGGTTGATCCCCATGCTGAAACAGGAACGGATTGATCGTGTCGGTGGCGTGTTGCATGGTTTTTACGGCAGTGTTGAAATCGCCCGCCAATTGGAGCGCCTGAATCTGGCGGTGGGTGTGGGCCGGTTGATTCTCGATCCGGCGGCGAAAAAGCTGGTTGACGTGGTTCAGGCGGTTTTCAGAGATTTTTTGCTGATCGAAACGGATGCGCCATGGCGCCAACCGTGTGACGACTGGCGGCTGGTCTGGAATAACATTCTCGATCAGGTTGCGCAGTTGCGTGGCTGGGATCGGCATCAGGCAATTCTGATCACTGATGAGAATGCCCGGCGCATTTTTCATGTGCCGCAAGGAGAGATGTGA
- a CDS encoding TIGR03905 family TSCPD domain-containing protein has product MTYQFKPTGCCAKQIKITTDNDTISEVKFVGGCRGNTSGIERLIRNQKISDVAQTLRGITCRGTTSCPDQLAIALEQIMAQNSSAA; this is encoded by the coding sequence ATGACTTACCAGTTCAAACCCACCGGCTGCTGCGCTAAACAGATCAAAATCACCACGGATAACGATACCATCAGCGAGGTCAAATTCGTTGGCGGCTGCCGGGGCAACACCAGTGGCATCGAACGCCTGATCCGCAACCAGAAAATCAGTGACGTCGCCCAGACTCTGCGTGGCATCACGTGTCGCGGCACCACCAGCTGCCCGGATCAGCTCGCCATTGCTTTGGAACAGATCATGGCGCAAAATTCTTCTGCAGCCTGA